The DNA region acgattggttgagcgtgtcggtgagatggaggcggaatatggtgaagttggtgaaggcgtatttgaagggagacggaagccgagtcggcagtcgaagtgttcagtgaagattggggcaagttgaagcggacgcagaaagtgaagcagtagaacaggttgaatcggaacgtgtgtctgtgttcgctccagtcgaattggagtctgaggcgcttgcagagactgcagcacaaccggaacaggaacgattggttgagcgtgtcggtgagatggaggcggaatatggtgaagttggtgaaggcgtatttgaagggagacggaagccgagtcggcagtcgaagtgttcagtgagagattggggcaagttgaagcggacgcagaaagtgaagcggtagaacaggttgaatcggaacgtgtgtctgtgttcgctccagtcgaattggagtctgaggcgcttgcagagactgcagcacaaccggaacaggaacgattggttgagcgtgtcggtgagatggaggcggaatatggtgaagttggtgaaggcgtatttgaagggagacggaagccgagtcggcagtcgaagtgttcagTGAAGATTGGgagcaagttgaagcggacgcagaaagtgaagcagtagaacaggttgaatcggaacgtgtgtctgtgttcgctccagtcaattggagtctgaggcgcttgcagaactgcagcacaaccggaacaggaacgattggttgagcgtgtcggtgagatggaggcggaatatggtgaagttggtgaaggcgtatttgaaggagacggaagccgagtcagCAGTCAAGTGTTcagtgagagattggggcaagttgaagcggacgcagaaagtgaagcagtagaacaggttgaatcggaacgtgtgtctgtgttcgctccagtcaattggagtctgaggcgcttgcagagactgcagcacaaccggaacaggaacgattggttgagcgtgtcggtgagatggaggcggaatatggtgaagttggtgaaggcgtatttgaaggagacggaagccgagtcggcagtcgaagtgttcggtgagagattggggcaagttgaagcggacgcagaaagtgaagcagtagaacaggttgaatcggaacgtgtgtctgtgttcgctccagtcgaattggagtctgaggcgcttgcagagactgcagcacaaccggaacaggaacgattggttgagcgtgtcggtgagatggaggcggaatatggtgaagttggtgaaggcgtatttgaaggagacggaagccgagtcggcagtcgaagtgttcagtgagagattggggcaagttgaagcggacgcagaaagtgaagcagtagaacaggttgaatcggaacgtgtgtctgtgttcgctccagtcgaattggagtctgaggcgcttgcagagactgcagcacaaccggaacaggaacgattggttgagcgtgtcggtgagatggaggcggaatatggtgaagttggtgaaggcgtatttgaaggagacggaagccgagtcggcagtcgaagtgttcagtgaagattggggcaagttgaagcggacgcagaaagtgaagcagtagaacaggttgaatcggaacgtgtgtctgtgttcgctcagtcgaattggagtctgaggcgcttgcagagactgcagcacaaccggaacaggaacgattggttgagcgtgtcggtgagatggaggcggaatatggtgaagttggtgaaggcgtatttgaaggggagacggaagccgagtcggcagtcgaagtgttcggtgagagattggggcaagttgaagcggacgcagaaagtgaagcagtagaacaggttgaatcggaacgtgtgtctgtgttcgctccagtcgaattggagtctgaggcgcttgcagagactgcagcacaaccggaacaggaacgattggttgagcgtgtcggtgagatggaggcggaatatggtgaagttggtgaaggcgtatttgaaggggagacggaagccgagtcggcagtcgaagtgttcagtgagagattggggcaagttgaagcggacgcagaaagtgaagcagtagaacaggttgaatcggaacgtgtgtctgtgttcgctccagtcgaattggagtctgaggcgcttgcagagactgcagcacaaccggaacaggaacgattggttgagcgtgtcggtgagatggaggcggaatatggtgaagttggtgaaggcgtatttgaagg from Schistosoma haematobium chromosome ZW, whole genome shotgun sequence includes:
- the ANK2_8 gene encoding Ankyrin-2 (EggNog:ENOG410V5AC~COG:M); its protein translation is MEAEYGEVGEGVFEGDGSRVSSQVFSERLGQVEADAESEAVEQVESERVSVFAPVNWSLRRLQRLQHNRNRNDWLSVSVRWRRNMVKLVKAYLKETEAESAVEVFGERLGQVEADAESEAVEQVESERVSVFAPVELESEALAETAAQPEQERLVERVGEMEAEYGEVGEGVFEGDGSRVGSRSVQ